The proteins below are encoded in one region of Saccopteryx leptura isolate mSacLep1 chromosome 1, mSacLep1_pri_phased_curated, whole genome shotgun sequence:
- the LOC136389028 gene encoding LOW QUALITY PROTEIN: high mobility group nucleosome-binding domain-containing protein 3-like (The sequence of the model RefSeq protein was modified relative to this genomic sequence to represent the inferred CDS: deleted 1 base in 1 codon) — translation MPKRKSPENTEGKDGSKVTKQEPTRRSARLSAKPTPPKSEPKPKPRKTSAKKEPGTKSNKGAKGKKEEKQEAGKEGTAPSENGETKVEEVQKTETVDNEGE, via the exons ATGCCGAAGAGAAAGTCTCCAGAGAATACAGAGGGCAAGGATGGATCGAAAGTAACTAAACAGGAGCCCACAAGACGGTCTGCCAGATTGTCAGCGAAACCCACTCCGCCCAAATCTGAGCCTAAACCTAAACCAAGAAAAACATCTGCTAAGAAAGAACCTGGAACAAAGAGTAACAAAGGTGCt aaagggaagaaggaggagaagcaggaagctggAAAGGAAGGTACTGCACCATCTGAAAATGGTGAAACTAAAGTTGAAGAGGTACAGAAAACTGAAACTGTAGATAATGAGGGAGAGTGA